The genomic stretch CGTCACAGGCCTGAGTCTGAGACAGCGGGTCCATCTCACACTGCAGACCGGTACTCACACTGTTGCATGGCTCCGCTGCACAGATCTGCAAATTTAACAAATGTTAAAACACTTTGTATAGcaaatagggttgtcacgatactaaaattttcaactcgataccgatactcaagaaaatattcaatactcgataccattttcgataccacaaggataaaaacaaataccccaaaatttaacagaaatatttttattaacaagaaaaacgcaacatgtaaaaattaacagaaccacaggttaaatatttataataaaaaacagttgtgcaaaaagaaactgcgaCTCTgacaacaagcttcagatactcgatacttttgaaaatgagtactgtatccggatacaacattttagtatcgatacttttttgagtattgatacttttgacaaccctaatagcAAATAAAAGCTATCTTCATTGTCCAAATTGTTGTTTCCAGCTCTTTCCCTACCTTTAATATTCTCTCTTCTTCACTGAAAGTTCCTCCGAGCAGGCCAATGACTTCCCCCCGAGACACGTGGGCATGCTGACAACAcatatgatcatttttggaaaatagaaaatacaatacattaatgGCCGAATGGATAAAACACTTGTTTTAAGATTGTAAAATTAGAAATACAGGGAATCATTTATAGGCCTGCCTTAAAGGTCAGTGGAATGAACTAAAGTTAATCAATGTATGGTGCATGTAACACACAACTGAATCTTAACATGTCAGTGTGATATCAAAGGGAAAACGCATTCAGCATGCATGGTTGTGTGTAAAGCATACCATGTCCATTATGAGAAGAGTTTCTGCACACACAATAACCTGGAATGGTTCCTGGGGAAAAAAGcggaaaacaagttttaattaagcttaaaaaataaattattcaggTTATGCTTACAAAATCTCAGATTAAATCATTCttgcaaaacactcaatttacctcatgtataaattatagcattttaaggagccatttatttatttttatacttatttattacatcacatgtccttgttcttgtttttgtccttgtttagctcggtattttttaaatgtttttactcatgttgttttgtgttatgattgtcataactatgcaccttatgcagtggcactttaaatttcgttgtatagtgaactatataatgacaataaagactatttgatttgatttgatttgaaggaCACATTGCATTACTGATGACTGAGGGATAATTTGGCCACTGACCTGCACATCCTCTCCAAAATACCTGCAGGGAATCAACTGGAAGGGATCAAAAGACCTAGAAAAAGGAGTGAAAGTAGTTacacatatattaatatttaatcacaAAGCCGTCTGTCTGTTGCACATGCTGTAAGCTCACCCCCTGAATCTGGAGATCTTGCAGGGTTTAGGCTgcttcttcatctcctctctccgCAGAGCCAGTTCCTCAGCTGTCAAATGCTGAAGAAAACACCAAGacagtaaatatattaaatgtgaATTCACCCAGTGATCATTACTttgcttaacccttaatagggcactcattgaaatacttgcaaattccaaatttcaaccctggagaatattggagaatgttacatactgccagaatgttaaaaaaaaaaaaaacatacggagctggcggaggggggtaatatttggagaaatttttttttaacgagATTAGGGtgtcaaatttacgagaaaaatgtgcagatttatgagatttaaagcagtgaatctgcgagaaaaaagttgtttttccccccacttttgtctcgtaaatctgcgactttttgcgggcagatttgccactcttaaatctgcacatttttttcttgtagatttggcactttaatctagtaaatttgcaaacccccccccccagtttgtatttttatttttattcatacttgacCTAAATATAtagtcatagtcaagttctcctcgtacaagtccatgtggttctatgaccacacagagagacatgaggaccccattttgatgtccactgaagttaccaaatagagTTCTTCACCCAATAAATTGTTAAGAATCTTCTGACTGTGTCCATACCTCATATGTTTGTCCCTCCAAATCTTTGGAGTCACACCAGTTTCCCCATATGTCCCGCACACGCCGCTTCCTGGTCCGCTAAAACATGCAGCCAGTAAGCAGTTAGAACAAGATCCAGTCAACTCATAGTTCAGATGCTTGAGATTGGGTGTTTTTATGGGAGTTTATGGTAACCTACCATGCTCTGAAGTCTCTGGGCGAGCTGGTACGCCTCGAGCACATCTTTGCCCACCTTATGCTTGGAGCGGTCCACCACCTTTGGCCGATTATAGACCGCTTGCTCTGTGAGAGAATAAGGCTGAACCATTAATTGGAATTTTATTGAAATCTCAATACAGACTAGTGAAAAATCCAAATCACAGGAGTGGTGCTGTAGGAATGTCCCAGTTTATAAATCTTATTCTATAGACTTAAGGAGAGATCTTTGTTTGGTACAGATCcttgcaacaataaaaaaaaaatcacatttgaatatattttaaccaggcggcaacctctgggtttgcgcagggaggcaaaccaggaagtgcctttaatctgcattctaccgaaaaattccagcagggggcgctaagtgtggctgggaaaaaaaatctgtcagttTATTTCAACGCAAAAGGAGAAaacttacttgatttattacctcagaaattttttaggacaacactatggtctcaatcactagtaaaaaatcttcttcaagacaatttgatgttaataattcaaataatggcccgatttagaagaaaatagaagacaaagaatcgtatgatttggggcgtggcttgaccctttcacactgtatttttacttaatgagaacgttttgttcattaaaaattgttcagcgtttggttggactaacagacactccaaggagtcgctgctttttttccatttttctgaggtaagtaatgtacatttcgttttagtttttttgctagacaaaaattaacatcccagctaatgctccagttaatgctaacatgaattagcagcagcttctctcagtcaggttgaggtgtagagaggctgtagtcagtgatcagatccctctcctcgcGACGAGTCCAACGCTGAattcgatgcttccaacgggccacaaaccaatgggtgacatcacggtgactacgtccattatttataaagTCTATGATTTTAACACTaatgttaaaattacacttCCCTCCAATATTGTGAATTGCTTTATCAAAATAACtgcaatgacatttttttccaaaagaaaggaaaatccgattttttaaaaaagaagataaaaaagcTGTCATAGGTTCACTAAAGTTACCGCAGTTGAAGTTGATGGCTCCAATGAGCTCCAGGTAGGTGTGTATTCTCCCAATGCAGTTGACGTCTCCGCAGTTCTTCAGTCCAGGGCGGACCGACGTCTTGTTCAGGTACTTGGGCTTGCTCTTCAACCTGGTGAAGAAGAAAACTGATGAGCGCTTTTTCTGCAGAGTTGTCGTGTTAGAAGTTACCTATCAGGGTTTAAcgctttatcaggcaaagaactatttactagatttaaagtggcaaatctgtgcgaaaaaagtcgcagatttacgagaaaaaagtggagaaaaagctacttttttctcccagattcaccactttaacccttattagggcactcattgaaatacttgcaaattccaaatttcaaccctagagacatactgccagaatatgtaaaaaaaacatacaaaaatattttgagaaaaaagtttacgagattaaagtggcaaatctacgagaaaaaaatgcgtagatttatgagatttaaagtggtgaatctgggagaaaaaagttgcttttttcccacttttttcatataaatctgcaacttttttcgcacagatttgcctctttaaacctcttaaatctgcgacttttttttcttgtaaatttgccactttaattctagtaaatttgctacatttttctcgaaatattacctgaagttaccaaatatagttctttgcctgataaagggttaaagttttaCCACTGATCCAGGATGTAGTTTCGGATCTTCAGGTATCTTTCAGGGGTTTTAGATGGTCGTCCCTCAAAGAACTCCGGGATTGCTTGtttctcttcctctgtgatgaTCTCCATGTCCATCTCTATTTCCTGCTCAGGGGgcttcagctcctcctcttcctcatcctcagactcctcctcttcctcctggtcTTCTTCTGGACCGTCAGCTGGACTCTGCTCAGTCTTATCAGCAGAACCTGGGAGGCAAATACAACCGAAGTTTAACTTcacatttaattcaattcaactttatttatagagcgcatttcatgcacaaggcagactcaatgtgcttcacaatgtatatacatcattacagttaaaaaacaaaacaaaacacagaaaaaaaaaacaataaaaaaaaaatcaaaaaatcaattacgaattaattgaagagtgcaggtcgacaagctatgccatattcaccacatatacacttacttactcacacatgtgcacccactcccacaaccacacatgcacacaattcaaccgaatgctgtcgaaaaaagattttttaaggttttaaggtttttaatctgtttttaaaaatggctactgatgtggcatgtttaactgagtcaggcagggtgttccactttctcggggcataaacactaaaagttgcttctccttctttggatctggtgtgagggatgagtaagttgCCACTGCCTGTTGACCCAAGTGTTCTTGCTGGGTGTAGGTGATGAGCATATCTGTGATGTACTGAGGTGCAAGGCCGTGtagtgctttataaaccaggagcagtattttgaaatcaattcttGTTCTAACGGGTAACCAGTGCAAAGAtttaagtagggctgggcaatatatcgatataaaagatatatcgatatatttttaaatgtgatatggaattataccatatcgcatatatcgatatagttcaattttttttctttctttctttctatataaatgctgcccttactagggtttgtcatatttagttcttttgtaatgtttgttatttttttctaatataaatatatttatttcagaaaaagattggcctatttaatttcataggctatttttatttaagatattttttatttaaatgtgcactttatggcacttagattaaaaaaaaaaaaaaaggtactcctgttatacagtatttttgttcacttgtgacatgtcatatttagctttgactgaacatttgctctcactttgtgataaaaatagcaggatatatatcgtatatcgatattcagcctaaatatatcgggttATGACTTcagtccatatcgcccagccctagatttAGGATTTACAAAATGAGGGGGATTTACATAAAAGGACCAGGTCTTACCTGAGCCACTACAGGCCTCTTCTGGTTGACCTGTCTGTGCTGAGCTCTCAGATCGGGAGCTCTGCTCTTCATTCCTGTCCGTCATCTGTTCCGGGTCTGTTTGAGCTCCTGTCTGAAGGTTTTTTAGAGGAAGTGATGCTCTCTCATTGCCCTTCTCCTCTAACCCAGTCACGCCACTCTTCTCTGAGGACGGGAGGGAAGACGAGGCCCGGGGGCGTTGTGGAGACATTGAGTTGTGACTGGGTCGGCCAGTCAGACCcgcctcttcctgctcctctgtGTCTGACTGGATCTCAGGGTCTGTCGGCTGCTTCGGCTCAAAGAACTCAGTTTTGATAACAGCCTGCGGTTTATCACCATCTTCATCACTGCTCAGGTCGTCGGTGATGTCTACTTCCTCGTTCTCTTCATCAGAGAGCTTCTCTATGCGGACCGTGTTTGTCAGAGTGGATGCATGACTGGAGGTGGGCTCAGGAGGTTGTAGCTGTAGCGCAGGAGCTGCAGCTCTGGGTTCTGATTTagcctttaaaaaatatgtagatgataaaaaaatatggtaacgctttataataaggtccttaataaccgttaattaacaagtaataaggcattgttctcgctttagatccggtagttgcaaaaagcatagttaacttataatagatgagcaataaagtatattttaatatcaataagcaaacaaaataagattaataaaggcatggcaaagacataatgggtgggtcatgggtgtttgtaatgccattattaacacttatataagctaataaacacacaattatgttaataagcatcttgtaaggacttacaagggccttattacttgttaattaatggttattacaaggaccttaatataaagcgttaccaaaaatatTGCTTATCTTCTAATGTCCCAAGCCTGCGTGCTACTGAGGGAGCAGAAAAACTTTGGTAGAAAGTAAAAAGAAGTCTCACCTTGTGTTTAAAATACTGTCTGGCATAGCTTTTGACCTGAAGAACTGAACGGCTGCCCACTAATTTGGCAATCTTAGTCCACCTTCGACCAAACTGAgcctgcagaaaaacacacattagcCACCTgctattaacccataagaacccaccgTGACActgtgtcacaaacattttaaatgttctagtaatgttcatgtatgttttctcaagaaCATAAGTGTGTATttcagctacagtagcttgttgagaagccatccaatgaggcagtgttatttatatttatttatttattattgatttaatattattttgttacttaaaaacaaatctgaaatggaattttttgtctaacagcactattaaagtcacaattatgatatatgttatggagatgaaaacaaaaaggcaaatggttatttgtttttatttattattgatttattattattttgttacttaaaaagaaatctgaaaaagaatttcttgttaaacagcactattaatgtcgcacttttgatatatgttgtggagatgcagagaaaaaggaacatttgtgtctaatgtatttgtatctgtaAGCAGataatgtgtctagtttattcatttaaaaataagaaatatcataaacataaataccataaacacccaatgtaacgtgtatatatatatgtcacatcacggatctttgacatttaggggtagtatttttttttttaaaaacatcataaatgtgttctatgtggtccacttgatCTGTGGTTAATCCCCCATAATTTACCTTTAACCCacaagaacccagacccagttatccttaaaggatatgttctataagtggaccacatagaacacatttctgatgtttttaaaaaaaaaactaccccTAACTGTCAAATATctttgatgtgacatatatacgttacaatgggcgtttatggtatttatgtttatgatatttttttattttaaaatagaaaaaaactagacacattttctgcgtacagagacacaaatttgcctttttgtttgcatctctataacatatatcaaaattgtgactttaatttgttcaggaaaagtgatcagaacaagttaaatgcaacacagcacACCCTATTAACgcattagaattgttaaatgggtttaaacttagcctagtaacaaaaaataagctttttaaaattagctacttttacatttctgtttccagtcacacagtttacgtcacttagggatttaatgagctAAGGTGAAGCATAGaactgaatatgggagattctagaagaagatttaaagtgtttgataCACGgttgtcaccatgggttcttatgggttaaggcagtaatttatatttatttattatttatttatgattattttgttacttaaaaacaaatctgaaatgaatttgttgtctaacagcactattaaagtcacaattatgatatatgttatggagatgaaaacaaaaaggcaaatggttatttgtttttatttagtattgatttattatgaatttgttgttaaacagcattattaatgtcacacttttgatatatgttgtggagatgcagagaaaaaggaaaatttgtGTCTAGTATATTTGTATCTGTAAGCAGataatgtgtctagtttattcatttaaaaattagaaatatcataaacataaataccataaacgcccaatgtaacgtatatatcacagatctttgacacttaggggtagtatttttttttttaaaaacatcataaatgtgttctatgtggtccacttggtatgtggtatatcccccataagtttcctttaaggattactgtgtctgggttcttatgggtcaCACAATAAGCTCACAGAGTGTCTTATATATAAACCCGAGCTACCCGGAGACAAGGTACACATACCAGTCCGTCCTCAAACAGCTCTTTCTCCTGTTTGGACCACCGAGAAGACGAGCCTGAGGCCGAGGCCGACGTCTTTGCTGGAGACCTGAACATCCAACAGGTAAAAGAGTGAGATGAATGCTAATAACATGAGGTGTACTCTTGTCATGAGAAGGCTGCAGAAAGGATTGACTTACTTCTTTACTTTGGGCTCGTTGTTAGCGTCGCTTTCCCAAATATGGTTGGGAATCCCCTCACCTGTCAGGTAGTATCTGAGTGTGGTTCAGGACCAATAACTTTAATACTGAGTGTTATCCAAACCTGGGCTGCATTAATTTTTTGTCAGCCAATACAGATGACCGATAATTACCTGCTGATACTACACAATAACTgacaatttcacatttttttactttaaagagAAGTTCAAAACCTGTAGATTATACACACTTTGATATACTCTTTCAAATCAGACatgttaaagtattaaatactTAATACTGCTGACTAGACCCCGCCACTAACTGTATCAATGTAGCTGCTGCACTTGTTCAGTCAATGAAAGAAATTTGGCTCCCTGTTATCAGCTCTCATAATAATACAAGTTTCTTGTGTCTGGCCAATGATTTTATCACCCTGACTATATAACACAATCTATAGATCTAAATAAATATGCAGTGCATTATTATTCAAACTCACTTGAAAAGGAAAGCActaaaaaatatgcagatcTTAAAATTCAGAGAGCTGTAACAATTAAAAATTGGCTGCTAATTTTACTACTATAAATCACTttcatacaaaataaattaaaatatgaatcaTTCACATATGCACATTTCTAACTgtgataatttttttctttttctgtcttgtgtctttaaccctttatcaggcgaagaactatatttggtaacttcagcggatatccaaaatggggtccccatgtctctctgtttggtcgtagaaccacatggatttttcttccagctaatcagcaaataTCAGGcaagtggcaaatccacaagaaagaaagtcgcagatttaagagatttaaagtggtaaatctgcgcgaagtcacagatttacgagaaaaaaagtgaagaaggcaacttttttctcacagaatcagcactttaaatctcataaatcagcgcattttttctcataaatttgccactttaatctcttcaaacttttttaccataaatttgagattttttggacACAAATTTGGaacttttttaccgttaatttaagatttttttggtcataaatctgagattttttttctcacaaatttgtaactttttttttaccattaatttgtgatttttttttgtcataaatttgtaacttttttctcaaaatacatattctatatacatattaaacattctggcagtatgtaacaTCCTCccatattctctagggttgaaatttggaatttgcaagtatttcaatgagtgccctattaagggttcattgcaccttatttgtttcatagcaccaacatttttatactgcatattcatatttattctgcactggaattctactccttaatacatactccttttttagacactttatttgtatttttacattacattttattgtatttttatattttattacttgACGTacgcctaggttgttctttttatttataataaataaataataatataataataataaattatttaattgtgttgttattgtctctgtgtgtaatgctgctgctacactgtaatttcccagcttgggataaataaagtatatctatctatctatctatctatctatctatctatctatctatctaatctctgtcattagatagatagatagatagatagatagatagatagattactttattcatccccgaagggaaattcggttgtcacagcagttcggtattcaagtacaataaaatacaatagaataaaatactgaggtagcataaataaaaacaacaatagaaaaaaacacagaatagaacagaacaaggacacttaagaagttacaAAAGAACATcggttggtaggatggttgacaagatgaaggttattatactgatgatatgatggcaacaatgctatagtgactagacggtatataataataataataatagtacagtatatattatatataatataatatgtaataatagataatagacaatatagaaataaaatgaaaagtataaataaagtaattattagtaaaataatatgatatataatatataataataatagttataataataataataaataaataaggctggtaaggccggtataataataatagtactatattacagtatatagtaactATATAACTGTAATAactatattacagtatataataacaatagtaataatatgtaatagtaatagtaataataatggcagcaacagtatatataataataataatagtaatagtattaataacatagcaaagtgtcgtgcatagattta from Centropristis striata isolate RG_2023a ecotype Rhode Island chromosome 9, C.striata_1.0, whole genome shotgun sequence encodes the following:
- the mysm1 gene encoding histone H2A deubiquitinase MYSM1, which encodes MEDEVDVDIEGDEFEGNISELDGGGLVQEHFIQSAWKSSAGILPWELDSSISPENREVIERMLLEEQYYLTGEGIPNHIWESDANNEPKVKKSPAKTSASASGSSSRWSKQEKELFEDGLAQFGRRWTKIAKLVGSRSVLQVKSYARQYFKHKAKSEPRAAAPALQLQPPEPTSSHASTLTNTVRIEKLSDEENEEVDITDDLSSDEDGDKPQAVIKTEFFEPKQPTDPEIQSDTEEQEEAGLTGRPSHNSMSPQRPRASSSLPSSEKSGVTGLEEKGNERASLPLKNLQTGAQTDPEQMTDRNEEQSSRSESSAQTGQPEEACSGSGSADKTEQSPADGPEEDQEEEEESEDEEEEELKPPEQEIEMDMEIITEEEKQAIPEFFEGRPSKTPERYLKIRNYILDQWLKSKPKYLNKTSVRPGLKNCGDVNCIGRIHTYLELIGAINFNCEQAVYNRPKVVDRSKHKVGKDVLEAYQLAQRLQSMRTRKRRVRDIWGNWCDSKDLEGQTYEHLTAEELALRREEMKKQPKPCKISRFRGSFDPFQLIPCRYFGEDVQEPFQVIVCAETLLIMDMHAHVSRGEVIGLLGGTFSEEERILKICAAEPCNSVSTGLQCEMDPLSQTQACDVLSSLGFSVVGWYHSHPTFHPNPSVRDINTQDQFQSYFSRGGAPFIGMIVSPYDPANPSPHSQTTCLLVKESQEPSGPQKLPYRFDFLSSQDIPDWEQTLRRAQWIIHKYCQTPGSVQMDRFFRKDSHLTCLEKMLSSLARYLEPLPDEEGDPFLTQIQALFQSDFIAKQQPCDQEEESFNISSRQMDSDDFTFDQLMGEERPQEGGGDSDLDSGRALDSGAQTSDTKSSTVLHLGSVLSSEHDYLL